One Ostrea edulis chromosome 2, xbOstEdul1.1, whole genome shotgun sequence genomic region harbors:
- the LOC125680232 gene encoding toll-like receptor 4 isoform X1, producing MNNKCLTWVWMKWLCSYCASPGRDIGVNNLSSLIIAIPAVRKGKCTGVTSMLFITVATLFFICNSKAVGFGGDDSCLKKFVENGTVLEVACVARSRWNFFDFRLWSLKQNQSAIHLNISCDGGTLVLSHPLQAGNLTQLRVTNCVKIEGMFANFSELDPSPTVAYTTLKVLEITNSSYLYNETSILQQAENFQTMYGCVTVFPRGLRVLKQSKTKFEGDFEGFQILADGNICNYDSLEVYEKSVFWSKFGSASEDSENEIFYFLRSGNFKNLRIANFSNSNLKFIPSHFTEYNWSRRFKSIEIIDLSYNRIKEVPYLRRPHHWGVKMILQHNEISRITTTLLDKLRQVYIMLVDISQNDFSCTCESELDTILRFVKNQLEEPWASPYGYLANEVCSSPPKLRGISLKSLNSMLLCPDKSVEYPKISFIILIVLTSVAIICIVIKFRKEIKILTYTRLGLRLWRMRRNDVLLSKEYDAFVSYSTLDESWVLGTLCKRLEEHRPPLRLCLHHKHFILGACISDNIIESVERSRHTIIVLSENFLQSEWCLLEFRKAFHQTLLERTRHLIVVLMSNINMDTVEPEMKHFLRTHTYLKRHDFLFWDRLIYAVSDTESQMSERKTPSAGQEETVDNMEDIPLKSKDLDL from the exons ATGAACAATAAATGTTTGACATGGGTATGGATGAAATGGCTGTGCTCGTATTGCGCGTCCCCAGGGAGGGACATCGGAGTCAACAATTTATCTAGTCTTATAAT AGCAATTCCAGCTGTTAGAAAAGGAAAGTGCACCGGCGTGACGAGTATGCTTTTTATCACCGTGGCAACCTTGTTCTTTATTTGTAATTCCAAAGCAGTGGGTTTTGGAGGAGATGATTCCTGTCTGAAGAAGTTTGTAGAGAATGGCACCGTTCTTGAGGTGGCCTGTGTGGCGCGCTCCAGGTGGAATTTCTTCGATTTTCGTCTCTGGTCCCTAAAGCAAAACCAATCAGCTATCCATCTGAACATCTCCTGTGATGGGGGGACACTGGTCCTCAGCCACCCGTTACAGGCCGGAAATCTGACCCAACTAAGGGTAACAAACTGCGTAAAAATAGAGGGAATGTTTGCAAACTTTTCGGAACTAGACCCCTCGCCGACAGTCGCGTACACAACATTAAAAGTTCTGGAGATTACTAATTCGTCATACCTCTACAATGAAACCAGTATTTTGCAACAGGCTGAAAATTTTCAGACTATGTATGGTTGTGTGACCGTCTTTCCGCGAGGACTTCGTGTTCtgaaacagagtaaaacaaaatttgaaggaGATTTCGAAGGATTCCAAATATTGGCTGACGGAAACATTTGTAATTATGATAGTCTGGAAGTGTACGAAAAGTCAGTGTTTTGGTCCAAGTTTGGTTCTGCTAGCGAAGATTCAGAAAAcgaaatattttactttctgCGCTCTGGAAATTTCAAGAACTTGCGGATTGCGAATTTTTCgaattcaaatttgaaattcattcCGTCCCATTTCACAGAGTACAATTGGTCTCGTCGGTTTAAATCAATAGAAATAATAGATCTTTCTTATAACAGAATAAAAGAGGTCCCTTATCTACGGAGACCACACCACTGGGGAGTAAAAATGATATTGCAACACAATGAAATATCTAGAATCACCACGACCTTGCTAGATAAACTTCGCCAGGTTTATATCATGCTGGTGGATATATCCCAGAATGATTTCTCCTGCACCTGTGAGAGTGAACTCGACACCATACTTCGCTTCGTCAAGAACCAGTTAGAAGAACCCTGGGCAAGTCCCTATGGTTATCTTGCAAATGAAGTTTGTTCATCTCCTCCAAAATTGCGGGGAATCTCTCTGAAATCCCTCAACTCCATGCTTCTTTGTCCAGATAAGTCTGTGGAATATCCAAAGATCTCGTTCATTATATTGATTGTACTCACTTCGGTAGCCATCATCTGTATTGTTATCAAGTTTAGAAAGGAAATCAAGATTCTTACCTACACAAGGCTCGGCCTTCGGCTGTGGAGGATGCGAAGAAATGACGTCCTTCTTTCAAAGGAGTATGACGCTTTCGTTTCGTACAGCACTTTAGACGAGAGTTGGGTGCTGGGGACGCTTTGTAAGCGCCTTGAGGAACACCGCCCCCCGCTGAGACTCTGTCTTCACCACAAGCACTTTATTCTTGGAGCTTGTATATCTGACAACATTATAGAAAGCGTGGAGAGGAGCAGACACACCATTATTGTATTGTCCGAAAACTTTCTACAGAGCGAGTGGTGTCTACTGGAATTCCGCAAGGCTTTCCATCAAACCCTGCTGGAAAGAACTCGTCATTTGATTGTTGTCTTAATGAGCAATATTAACATGGACACGGTAGAGCCGGAAATGAAGCATTTTTTGAGAACTCACACGTACCTGAAACGACACGACTTTCTGTTCTGGGATCGTCTTATTTATGCTGTTTCAGACACTGAGTCCCAAATGTCCGAGAGAAAAACACCGTCTGCTGGACAAGAAGAGACCGTGGACAATATGGAGGATATCCCTCTAAAATCAAAGGATTTAGATCTGTGA
- the LOC125680232 gene encoding toll-like receptor Tollo isoform X2 has product MLFITVATLFFICNSKAVGFGGDDSCLKKFVENGTVLEVACVARSRWNFFDFRLWSLKQNQSAIHLNISCDGGTLVLSHPLQAGNLTQLRVTNCVKIEGMFANFSELDPSPTVAYTTLKVLEITNSSYLYNETSILQQAENFQTMYGCVTVFPRGLRVLKQSKTKFEGDFEGFQILADGNICNYDSLEVYEKSVFWSKFGSASEDSENEIFYFLRSGNFKNLRIANFSNSNLKFIPSHFTEYNWSRRFKSIEIIDLSYNRIKEVPYLRRPHHWGVKMILQHNEISRITTTLLDKLRQVYIMLVDISQNDFSCTCESELDTILRFVKNQLEEPWASPYGYLANEVCSSPPKLRGISLKSLNSMLLCPDKSVEYPKISFIILIVLTSVAIICIVIKFRKEIKILTYTRLGLRLWRMRRNDVLLSKEYDAFVSYSTLDESWVLGTLCKRLEEHRPPLRLCLHHKHFILGACISDNIIESVERSRHTIIVLSENFLQSEWCLLEFRKAFHQTLLERTRHLIVVLMSNINMDTVEPEMKHFLRTHTYLKRHDFLFWDRLIYAVSDTESQMSERKTPSAGQEETVDNMEDIPLKSKDLDL; this is encoded by the coding sequence ATGCTTTTTATCACCGTGGCAACCTTGTTCTTTATTTGTAATTCCAAAGCAGTGGGTTTTGGAGGAGATGATTCCTGTCTGAAGAAGTTTGTAGAGAATGGCACCGTTCTTGAGGTGGCCTGTGTGGCGCGCTCCAGGTGGAATTTCTTCGATTTTCGTCTCTGGTCCCTAAAGCAAAACCAATCAGCTATCCATCTGAACATCTCCTGTGATGGGGGGACACTGGTCCTCAGCCACCCGTTACAGGCCGGAAATCTGACCCAACTAAGGGTAACAAACTGCGTAAAAATAGAGGGAATGTTTGCAAACTTTTCGGAACTAGACCCCTCGCCGACAGTCGCGTACACAACATTAAAAGTTCTGGAGATTACTAATTCGTCATACCTCTACAATGAAACCAGTATTTTGCAACAGGCTGAAAATTTTCAGACTATGTATGGTTGTGTGACCGTCTTTCCGCGAGGACTTCGTGTTCtgaaacagagtaaaacaaaatttgaaggaGATTTCGAAGGATTCCAAATATTGGCTGACGGAAACATTTGTAATTATGATAGTCTGGAAGTGTACGAAAAGTCAGTGTTTTGGTCCAAGTTTGGTTCTGCTAGCGAAGATTCAGAAAAcgaaatattttactttctgCGCTCTGGAAATTTCAAGAACTTGCGGATTGCGAATTTTTCgaattcaaatttgaaattcattcCGTCCCATTTCACAGAGTACAATTGGTCTCGTCGGTTTAAATCAATAGAAATAATAGATCTTTCTTATAACAGAATAAAAGAGGTCCCTTATCTACGGAGACCACACCACTGGGGAGTAAAAATGATATTGCAACACAATGAAATATCTAGAATCACCACGACCTTGCTAGATAAACTTCGCCAGGTTTATATCATGCTGGTGGATATATCCCAGAATGATTTCTCCTGCACCTGTGAGAGTGAACTCGACACCATACTTCGCTTCGTCAAGAACCAGTTAGAAGAACCCTGGGCAAGTCCCTATGGTTATCTTGCAAATGAAGTTTGTTCATCTCCTCCAAAATTGCGGGGAATCTCTCTGAAATCCCTCAACTCCATGCTTCTTTGTCCAGATAAGTCTGTGGAATATCCAAAGATCTCGTTCATTATATTGATTGTACTCACTTCGGTAGCCATCATCTGTATTGTTATCAAGTTTAGAAAGGAAATCAAGATTCTTACCTACACAAGGCTCGGCCTTCGGCTGTGGAGGATGCGAAGAAATGACGTCCTTCTTTCAAAGGAGTATGACGCTTTCGTTTCGTACAGCACTTTAGACGAGAGTTGGGTGCTGGGGACGCTTTGTAAGCGCCTTGAGGAACACCGCCCCCCGCTGAGACTCTGTCTTCACCACAAGCACTTTATTCTTGGAGCTTGTATATCTGACAACATTATAGAAAGCGTGGAGAGGAGCAGACACACCATTATTGTATTGTCCGAAAACTTTCTACAGAGCGAGTGGTGTCTACTGGAATTCCGCAAGGCTTTCCATCAAACCCTGCTGGAAAGAACTCGTCATTTGATTGTTGTCTTAATGAGCAATATTAACATGGACACGGTAGAGCCGGAAATGAAGCATTTTTTGAGAACTCACACGTACCTGAAACGACACGACTTTCTGTTCTGGGATCGTCTTATTTATGCTGTTTCAGACACTGAGTCCCAAATGTCCGAGAGAAAAACACCGTCTGCTGGACAAGAAGAGACCGTGGACAATATGGAGGATATCCCTCTAAAATCAAAGGATTTAGATCTGTGA